One window of the Gambusia affinis linkage group LG01, SWU_Gaff_1.0, whole genome shotgun sequence genome contains the following:
- the mecp2 gene encoding methyl-CpG-binding protein 2 isoform X1, giving the protein MAAAEREADRLEERQEGEEGDPQPSTRQRDRSHSKTKKPRRERRHGDQGAESAASTTPSAVSEQPQVGVEPQSQVVEPVAGPSDQGSESAGSPRQRRSIIRDRGPMYDDPSLPEGWTRKLKQRKSGQSAGKFDVYLINSEGKAFRSKVELIAYFEKIGDKQTDPNDFDFTVTGRGSPSRREKRPPKKPKVVKPSGRGRGRPKGSGKMRPATEGVAMKRVVEKTPGKLLVKMPLGKAESSSGTTSKVVSPTAVPKSRPGRKRKSEQELPPPPKAAPKKRGRKPGSTSATSSVTAASTSSTTASGSSTAGSYTAAAIMVAEAKRRAAKESSTKPVVQETALPIKKRKTRETVEEMESVQAPLVTPPETGSTGAAQEKGGKVEGGPSSDPNPTSTVGSQSEKEPSASDESQSHGHKSHKCQKHKEKRESGDEGSKGKDVGEDEGGGGRSSSSSSIIPSKSHKRKERPPHKHHHHHHHHHRHQQSSGSPLHHPVPPLTVSESPPSQPRPEADPQTVPHQTPEKKVPPKPHQRSVPQPPVSPPHHQPHSCPHTSLPSPSQAHQSSPTRHLLPEARSLPPQIQTLSHPLPTNQSAQSLSTAQHQSHHQTVHDPPKSPPILHAQPSQTRHSQSQVQSSTGLQPQIQPRHLPHIQSQIKLSHPQTSVQPQLQPRPRIQTQSQSQSQTKTPPKLQSQSQARIEMQPQTQSQDRLPTQVQSQPQTRTPTQVQSQPQTRTPTQVQSQPQTRTPTQVQSQPQTRTPTQVQSQPQTRTPTQVQSQPQTRTPTQVQSQPQTRTPTQVQSQPQTRTPTQVQSQPQTRTPTQVQSQPQTRTPTQVQSQPQTRVPTQHQTRIPTQNQSQLQTKVPAQPHLQLQSGLQVLPQTRMRQTSQHHVPNPHRAPPSQSPTQPRPPIPQSQTHPHFQSFQTPFRPQSLSQHTRLHAQNLVSHRPSSSSHAHPNPIPAQQNQSEQPQDLSTTRPTLETQFPRRDASMEDIRMEGRGELLSASDTREVLGGERGSNSTSRPSSSVPPGPPGVAGSSLVPGADGRARLRVEPEAAGDNKELRDIVPQSTVPRPSCEETVESRTAVSERVS; this is encoded by the exons atggccGCCGCGGAGCGCGAAGCGGACAGACT GGAGGAGAGACAAGAAGGTGAAGAGGGAGACCCCCAACCCTCAaccagacagagagacaggtcACACAGTAAGACAAAGAAGCCACGCAGGGAGCGCCGTCATGGTGACCAGGGGGCCGAGTCCGCGGCCTCAACCACCCCGTCAGCAGTTAGTGAACAGCCACAGGTGGGGGTGGAGCCACAGAGCCAG GTGGTAGAGCCAGTGGCGGGACCCTCAGACCAAGGGTCCGAGTCTGCAGGCTCTCCCAGGCAACGCCGCTCCATCATTCGAGACCGAGGGCCAATGTACGATGACCCGTCACTGCCTGAAGGCTGGACCCGCAAACTGAAACAGAGAAAGTCTGGACAATCTGCGGGGAAGTTTGATGTCTACCTGATCAA CTCAGAGGGAAAGGCATTTCGTTCAAAGGTGGAACTCATTGCCTACTTTGAGAAGATTGGTGACAAACAGACCGATCCCaatgattttgattttaccGTCACGGGGCGCGGAAGCCCATCCCGTCGTGAAAAGCGCCCTCCCAAAAAACCAAAAGTGGTGAAACCATCAGGACGAGGCCGAGGACGGCCCAAAG GCAGTGGAAAAATGCGTCCGGCCACTGAGGGTGTGGCCATGAAGCGAGTGGTTGAAAAAACTCCAGGAAAGCTGCTGGTCAAGATGCCTCTTGGCAAGGCCGAGTCCTCCTCTGGGACCACTTCAAAG GTGGTGTCTCCTACCGCAGTGCCCAAGTCCCGGCcaggcagaaagagaaaatcagAACAGGAACTTCCACCTCCACCCAAGGCTGCTCCCAAAAAACGAGGAAGAAAACCAGGATCAACCTCTGCAACATCATCAGTCACTGCTGCATCCACGTCTTCAACCACAGCCTCTGGTAGCTCAACAGCTGGAAGCTACACTGCAGCTGCCATTATGGTGGCTGAAGCCAAACGGAGAGCGGCTAAGGAGTCTTCCACTAAACCTGTTGTCCAGGAAACAGCTCTGCCAATTAAAAAGCGCAAAACAAGAGAAACTGTGGAAGAGATGGAGAGTGTTCAGGCTCCACTGGTTACACCTCCTGAGACTGGAAGCACTGGTGCAGCACAGGAAAAGGGAGGAAAGGTGGAGGGAGGTCCAAGCTCAGACCCAAACCCTACATCCACTGTAGGAAGCCAGTCAGAGAAGGAACCCTCTGCTTCAGATGAGAGCCAATCCCATGGACACAAGTCACATAAGTGCCAGAAGCACAAGGAAAAAAGAGAATCTGGAGATGAAGGAAGCAAAGGCAAGGATGTTGGTGAAGATGAAGGAGGGGGTGGAAGGAGTAGCAGCAGTAGTAGCATCATCCCTTCAAAAAGCCACAAAAGGAAGGAACGACCACCTCATAaacaccatcatcaccaccaccatcatcatcgcCACCAACAGTCCTCTGGCTCACCATTACATCACCCGGTTCCTCCTCTAACAGTTTCCGAATCACCTCCTAGCCAACCCAGGCCTGAAGCTGATCCCCAGACTGTGCCTCATCAAACACCTGAAAAAAAGGTTCCCCCCAAACCACACCAAAGGTCTGTGCCTCAGCCCCCTGTTTCTCCACCACACCACCAGCCCCATTCCTGTCCTCATACCTCGTTACCCAGTCCATCACAAGCCCACCAGTCATCCCCCACCAGACATTTACTGCCTGAGGCACGGTCCCTACCACCCCAAATCCAAACCCTCAGTCACCCATTGCCCACCAACCAGTCAGCCCAGTCACTCTCCACAGCCCAGCACCAAAGCCACCATCAGACTGTACATGATCCACCTAAGTCCCCACCTATTCTGCATGCTCAGCCATCTCAAACTAGGCATTCACAATCACAGGTCCAGTCCTCCACAGGACTCCAGCCTCAGATCCAGCCTAGACATTTGCCTCATATCCAGTCTCAGATTAAACTATCCCACCCTCAGACCTCAGTTCAGCCCCAACTGCAACCCCGGCCAAGAATTCAAACACAATCTCAGTCACAATCCCAAACCAAGACACCACCCAAACTTCAGTCTCAATCACAGGCAAGAATAGAGATGCAACCACAGACTCAATCCCAAGACAGATTACCTACACAAGTCCAGAGTCAACCCCAGACTAGAACACCAACACAAGTCCAGAGTCAACCCCAGACTAGAACACCAACACAAGTCCAGAGTCAACCCCAGACTAGAACACCTACACAAGTCCAGAGTCAACCCCAGACTAGAACACCAACACAAGTCCAGAGTCAACCCCAGACTAGAACACCAACACAAGTCCAGAGTCAACCCCAGACTAGAACACCAACACAAGTCCAGAGTCAACCACAGACTAGAACACCAACACAAGTCCAGAGTCAACCCCAGACTAGAACACCTACACAAGTCCAGAGTCAACCACAGACTAGAACACCAACACAAGTCCAGAGTCAACCCCAGACTAGAACACCAACACAAGTCCAGAGTCAACCACAGACCAGGGTCCCAACTCAACACCAGACAAGGATTCCAACACAAAATCAAAGCCAACTACAGACAAAGGTTCCAGCTCAACCTCATCTTCAGTTGCAATCTGGCCTTCAGGTACTGCCTCAAACACGTATGAGACAGACCTCGCAACATCATGTCCCAAATCCACATAGAGCCCCACCCAGTCAATCTCCCACCCAGCCTAGGCCACCCATTCCCCAATCCCAAACACATCCACACTTTCAAAGCTTTCAAACCCCGTTCCGTCCCCAGTCCCTCTCTCAACACACAAGGCTACATGCGCAGAACCTTGTTTCTCACAGACCGTCATCATCCAGCCACGCCCATCCCAATCCCATCCCTgctcagcagaaccagagtGAGCAGCCACAGGACCTGAGCACCACACGGCCTACCCTAGAGACCCAGTTCCCAAGAAGAGACGCCAGCATGGAGGACATCAGGATGGAGGGAAGAGGAGAGCTGCTCTCAGCATCAGATACCAGGGAAGTTTTAGGAGGTGAAAGAGGGTCAAACAGCACATCAAGACCTTCCAGCTCTGTGCCACCTGGACCTCCTGGAGTAGCAGGGTCCAGTCTTGTGCCTGGAGCAGACGGTAGAGCTCGACTTAGGGTGGAGCCAGAGGCAGCAGGTGACAACAAGGAGCTCAGAGACATTGTCCCACAGTCCACCGTTCCCCGTCCCAGTTGTGAGGAAACCGTAGAGTCACGAACTGCTGTCAGTGAAAGGGTCAGCTGA
- the mecp2 gene encoding methyl-CpG-binding protein 2 isoform X2 yields the protein MYDDPSLPEGWTRKLKQRKSGQSAGKFDVYLINSEGKAFRSKVELIAYFEKIGDKQTDPNDFDFTVTGRGSPSRREKRPPKKPKVVKPSGRGRGRPKGSGKMRPATEGVAMKRVVEKTPGKLLVKMPLGKAESSSGTTSKVVSPTAVPKSRPGRKRKSEQELPPPPKAAPKKRGRKPGSTSATSSVTAASTSSTTASGSSTAGSYTAAAIMVAEAKRRAAKESSTKPVVQETALPIKKRKTRETVEEMESVQAPLVTPPETGSTGAAQEKGGKVEGGPSSDPNPTSTVGSQSEKEPSASDESQSHGHKSHKCQKHKEKRESGDEGSKGKDVGEDEGGGGRSSSSSSIIPSKSHKRKERPPHKHHHHHHHHHRHQQSSGSPLHHPVPPLTVSESPPSQPRPEADPQTVPHQTPEKKVPPKPHQRSVPQPPVSPPHHQPHSCPHTSLPSPSQAHQSSPTRHLLPEARSLPPQIQTLSHPLPTNQSAQSLSTAQHQSHHQTVHDPPKSPPILHAQPSQTRHSQSQVQSSTGLQPQIQPRHLPHIQSQIKLSHPQTSVQPQLQPRPRIQTQSQSQSQTKTPPKLQSQSQARIEMQPQTQSQDRLPTQVQSQPQTRTPTQVQSQPQTRTPTQVQSQPQTRTPTQVQSQPQTRTPTQVQSQPQTRTPTQVQSQPQTRTPTQVQSQPQTRTPTQVQSQPQTRTPTQVQSQPQTRTPTQVQSQPQTRTPTQVQSQPQTRVPTQHQTRIPTQNQSQLQTKVPAQPHLQLQSGLQVLPQTRMRQTSQHHVPNPHRAPPSQSPTQPRPPIPQSQTHPHFQSFQTPFRPQSLSQHTRLHAQNLVSHRPSSSSHAHPNPIPAQQNQSEQPQDLSTTRPTLETQFPRRDASMEDIRMEGRGELLSASDTREVLGGERGSNSTSRPSSSVPPGPPGVAGSSLVPGADGRARLRVEPEAAGDNKELRDIVPQSTVPRPSCEETVESRTAVSERVS from the exons ATGTACGATGACCCGTCACTGCCTGAAGGCTGGACCCGCAAACTGAAACAGAGAAAGTCTGGACAATCTGCGGGGAAGTTTGATGTCTACCTGATCAA CTCAGAGGGAAAGGCATTTCGTTCAAAGGTGGAACTCATTGCCTACTTTGAGAAGATTGGTGACAAACAGACCGATCCCaatgattttgattttaccGTCACGGGGCGCGGAAGCCCATCCCGTCGTGAAAAGCGCCCTCCCAAAAAACCAAAAGTGGTGAAACCATCAGGACGAGGCCGAGGACGGCCCAAAG GCAGTGGAAAAATGCGTCCGGCCACTGAGGGTGTGGCCATGAAGCGAGTGGTTGAAAAAACTCCAGGAAAGCTGCTGGTCAAGATGCCTCTTGGCAAGGCCGAGTCCTCCTCTGGGACCACTTCAAAG GTGGTGTCTCCTACCGCAGTGCCCAAGTCCCGGCcaggcagaaagagaaaatcagAACAGGAACTTCCACCTCCACCCAAGGCTGCTCCCAAAAAACGAGGAAGAAAACCAGGATCAACCTCTGCAACATCATCAGTCACTGCTGCATCCACGTCTTCAACCACAGCCTCTGGTAGCTCAACAGCTGGAAGCTACACTGCAGCTGCCATTATGGTGGCTGAAGCCAAACGGAGAGCGGCTAAGGAGTCTTCCACTAAACCTGTTGTCCAGGAAACAGCTCTGCCAATTAAAAAGCGCAAAACAAGAGAAACTGTGGAAGAGATGGAGAGTGTTCAGGCTCCACTGGTTACACCTCCTGAGACTGGAAGCACTGGTGCAGCACAGGAAAAGGGAGGAAAGGTGGAGGGAGGTCCAAGCTCAGACCCAAACCCTACATCCACTGTAGGAAGCCAGTCAGAGAAGGAACCCTCTGCTTCAGATGAGAGCCAATCCCATGGACACAAGTCACATAAGTGCCAGAAGCACAAGGAAAAAAGAGAATCTGGAGATGAAGGAAGCAAAGGCAAGGATGTTGGTGAAGATGAAGGAGGGGGTGGAAGGAGTAGCAGCAGTAGTAGCATCATCCCTTCAAAAAGCCACAAAAGGAAGGAACGACCACCTCATAaacaccatcatcaccaccaccatcatcatcgcCACCAACAGTCCTCTGGCTCACCATTACATCACCCGGTTCCTCCTCTAACAGTTTCCGAATCACCTCCTAGCCAACCCAGGCCTGAAGCTGATCCCCAGACTGTGCCTCATCAAACACCTGAAAAAAAGGTTCCCCCCAAACCACACCAAAGGTCTGTGCCTCAGCCCCCTGTTTCTCCACCACACCACCAGCCCCATTCCTGTCCTCATACCTCGTTACCCAGTCCATCACAAGCCCACCAGTCATCCCCCACCAGACATTTACTGCCTGAGGCACGGTCCCTACCACCCCAAATCCAAACCCTCAGTCACCCATTGCCCACCAACCAGTCAGCCCAGTCACTCTCCACAGCCCAGCACCAAAGCCACCATCAGACTGTACATGATCCACCTAAGTCCCCACCTATTCTGCATGCTCAGCCATCTCAAACTAGGCATTCACAATCACAGGTCCAGTCCTCCACAGGACTCCAGCCTCAGATCCAGCCTAGACATTTGCCTCATATCCAGTCTCAGATTAAACTATCCCACCCTCAGACCTCAGTTCAGCCCCAACTGCAACCCCGGCCAAGAATTCAAACACAATCTCAGTCACAATCCCAAACCAAGACACCACCCAAACTTCAGTCTCAATCACAGGCAAGAATAGAGATGCAACCACAGACTCAATCCCAAGACAGATTACCTACACAAGTCCAGAGTCAACCCCAGACTAGAACACCAACACAAGTCCAGAGTCAACCCCAGACTAGAACACCAACACAAGTCCAGAGTCAACCCCAGACTAGAACACCTACACAAGTCCAGAGTCAACCCCAGACTAGAACACCAACACAAGTCCAGAGTCAACCCCAGACTAGAACACCAACACAAGTCCAGAGTCAACCCCAGACTAGAACACCAACACAAGTCCAGAGTCAACCACAGACTAGAACACCAACACAAGTCCAGAGTCAACCCCAGACTAGAACACCTACACAAGTCCAGAGTCAACCACAGACTAGAACACCAACACAAGTCCAGAGTCAACCCCAGACTAGAACACCAACACAAGTCCAGAGTCAACCACAGACCAGGGTCCCAACTCAACACCAGACAAGGATTCCAACACAAAATCAAAGCCAACTACAGACAAAGGTTCCAGCTCAACCTCATCTTCAGTTGCAATCTGGCCTTCAGGTACTGCCTCAAACACGTATGAGACAGACCTCGCAACATCATGTCCCAAATCCACATAGAGCCCCACCCAGTCAATCTCCCACCCAGCCTAGGCCACCCATTCCCCAATCCCAAACACATCCACACTTTCAAAGCTTTCAAACCCCGTTCCGTCCCCAGTCCCTCTCTCAACACACAAGGCTACATGCGCAGAACCTTGTTTCTCACAGACCGTCATCATCCAGCCACGCCCATCCCAATCCCATCCCTgctcagcagaaccagagtGAGCAGCCACAGGACCTGAGCACCACACGGCCTACCCTAGAGACCCAGTTCCCAAGAAGAGACGCCAGCATGGAGGACATCAGGATGGAGGGAAGAGGAGAGCTGCTCTCAGCATCAGATACCAGGGAAGTTTTAGGAGGTGAAAGAGGGTCAAACAGCACATCAAGACCTTCCAGCTCTGTGCCACCTGGACCTCCTGGAGTAGCAGGGTCCAGTCTTGTGCCTGGAGCAGACGGTAGAGCTCGACTTAGGGTGGAGCCAGAGGCAGCAGGTGACAACAAGGAGCTCAGAGACATTGTCCCACAGTCCACCGTTCCCCGTCCCAGTTGTGAGGAAACCGTAGAGTCACGAACTGCTGTCAGTGAAAGGGTCAGCTGA
- the LOC122840935 gene encoding uncharacterized protein LOC122840935: MEDVAASLLLLCGSLILGPTAGSCSGPDPERGRMELRRVQSLAAQQRYGGCWTRALEHLDTRCTDMTSESQSRLALRFTHCHLSSSGRDFPSCPEGSEVSRCTAGMDAVAFNTYTEFFTHTHSICHFLQSEAWQSRAESTAYRLTEASASVAEQLQSTRQMANELMEAQSVALQAQKEILSDGEELRATLRDSTQGVQAVFSDLSSVSRQQQVALSQLFQRLSFLQSFLLMEAHSLTSCCYNAAALCTAYLITSTPRSSRARLLLLALVCVNFYLEKKIYQHVLSSDQPEHLHVELISAYVAALRRLSVCIALCVLLLVCVRYRDPVQQSLEVLQQLRETQNSLQEALLRAERLTKEKLEYRRLQLKRTARAERLWSREEEEEEEVEEEGFSTLSSLAAGSSHMAPSGQSARLLCCSSSHNASVQTPPPLAYRVQVEDRKPRYSLRSRRSDIL, encoded by the exons ATGGAGGATGTGGCAGcgtcgctgctgctgctgtgcggATCCCTGATTCTCGGACCCACTGCTGGTTCCTGTTCGGGTCCGGACCCTGAGCGCGGCAGGATGGAGCTGCGGCGGGTCCAGAGCCTCGCCGCGCAGCAGCGGTATGGCGGGTGTTGGACGCGCGCGCTGGAACACCTGGACACGCGCTGCACGGACATGACGTCAGAGAGTCAGAGCCGCCTGGCGCTGCGCTTCACCCACTGTCACCTTAGCAG CTCAGGCAGGGATTTCCCATCCTGCCctgaggggtcagaggtcagcaggtGTACTGCTGGGATGGATGCTGTGGCCTTCAACACCTACACTGAGTTCTTCACCCACACCCACTCCATCTGCCACTTCCTGCAGTCGGAGGCCTGGCAGAGCCGCGCAGAAAGCACCGCGTACAG GCTGACGGAGGCCTCAGCAAGTGTTGCTGAGCAGCTTCAGTCCACCAGACAGATGGCCAATGAACTGATGGAAGCCCAGAGCGTCGCCTTACAGGCACAGAAAGAAATCCTGTCTGATGGAGAGGAGCTACGAGCCACCCTAAGAGACTCGACTCAgg GTGTGCAGGCGGTCTTCTCTGACCTCAGCAGTGTCTccaggcagcagcaggtggCGCTGTCGCAGCTCTTCCAGCGGCTCTCCTTCCTGCAGAGCTTCCTGCTGATGGAGGCTCACAGCCTGACTTCCTGCTGCTACAATGCCGCCGCGCTCTGCACCGCCTACCTCATCACTTCCACTCCACGCTCCTCCAGGGCCAG gctgctgctgctggccttGGTCTGCGTCAACTTCTACTTGGAGAAGAAGATCTACCAGCATGTGCTGAGCTCCGACCAACCAGAACACCTTCATGTG GAACTGATCTCGGCGTACGTCGCTGCGCTGCGGCGCCTCTCGGTTTGCATTGCTCTGTGCGTTCTGCTGCTGGTGTGTGTTCGCTACAGAGACCCGGTGCAGCAGAGCCTGGaagtgctgcagcagctcagagagaCGCAGAACAGCCTGCAGGAGGCGCTGCTCCGTGCAG AGAGGCTTACAAAGGAGAAGTTGGAGTACCGTCGGCTGCAGTTGAAG AGGACAGCAAGAGCAGAAAGGCTGTGGagcagagaagaggaggaagaggaggaagtggaggaagaGGGGTTCAGTACGTTGTCATCACTGGCTGCAGGCTCCTCCCACATGGCACCTTCAG GTCAGAGCGCCCGtcttctctgctgctcctcttcccaTAATGCATCAGTCCAGACTCCGCCCCCCCTGGCGTACAGAGTCCAGGTGGAGGATAGGAAG CCCCGCTACAGCCTGAGGAGCCGCCGGTCAGACATCctctga